Proteins found in one Enterobacter sp. RHBSTW-00175 genomic segment:
- a CDS encoding phage terminase small subunit P27 family, translating into MSGPPKTPTHLRLVRGNPSKRPINENEPKPAAGVPPTPKHFDKQGKYWFKRMADELDAIGVMSQLDARALELLVEAYTEYRHHCDTLEIEGYTYRTETQSGDVMIKAHPAAIMKADAWKRLRAMLGEFGMTPASRSKVNAKGPDAVDPLAEFMKARD; encoded by the coding sequence ATGTCTGGACCACCGAAAACCCCGACCCATCTACGTTTGGTGAGGGGTAACCCATCAAAACGCCCAATCAATGAGAACGAACCAAAACCCGCTGCAGGGGTACCCCCAACGCCGAAGCATTTCGACAAGCAGGGGAAATACTGGTTTAAGCGGATGGCCGACGAGCTCGATGCTATCGGTGTGATGTCCCAACTGGACGCCAGAGCCCTTGAGTTGCTGGTTGAGGCATATACCGAATACCGGCACCACTGCGACACGCTTGAAATTGAGGGGTACACCTACCGGACCGAAACGCAGAGCGGGGATGTGATGATCAAAGCTCACCCGGCGGCCATTATGAAAGCTGATGCCTGGAAACGTCTGCGCGCCATGCTCGGAGAGTTCGGCATGACGCCAGCCAGCCGCTCTAAAGTGAATGCAAAAGGTCCTGATGCGGTTGACCCGCTGGCCGAGTTTATGAAAGCGAGGGATTAA
- a CDS encoding HNH endonuclease, protein MPALIPRACRKRGCPGTTTDRSGYCPKHLNEGWQQHQRGQSRHQRGYGSKWDRLRPIVLDRDKHLCQECLRNGRYTPAETVDHITAKANGGTDDLSNLESLCKPCHRAKTAVERLK, encoded by the coding sequence ATGCCTGCGTTAATACCGAGAGCCTGCCGCAAGCGTGGTTGTCCTGGCACAACCACTGACCGCTCAGGCTATTGTCCCAAGCACCTTAACGAAGGCTGGCAGCAGCATCAGAGAGGACAGAGCAGGCACCAGCGCGGCTATGGCAGTAAGTGGGACAGGCTGCGCCCAATCGTTCTCGACAGGGATAAACACCTTTGTCAGGAATGCCTGCGAAATGGAAGGTATACACCCGCTGAGACGGTGGACCACATCACCGCCAAAGCAAATGGGGGGACCGATGACCTGTCCAACCTCGAAAGCCTCTGCAAGCCCTGCCACAGGGCTAAGACAGCGGTCGAAAGACTCAAATGA